In bacterium, the DNA window TCGGAGGATTTATCCTTAATGTCCAGGCCGTACTCAACTGCTTTTAACAGGACATTGCTTTGTCCGGAAAGGTCGGAGATCAGGATCCTTCTCTTATTGCCTACAAGTGAAGGATCCATATGTTCATAACTTGTCTTATCCTTTTGAACAGCGTTAACATGGACGCCGGCCTTGTGAGCAAAAGCGCTGTCGCCCACATAAGGCATCTTATTGTTATGCCTCATATTTGCCAGTTCGTCTACAAACCGCGAAATTTCCTTTAAATGTCTCAACTGGCCGGAAGAAACACAATCAATTTTCATTTTTACTTTCAGCGCCGGGATTATTTCACAGAGGTTGGCGTTCCCGCTTCTTTCTCCGTAGCCGTTCATTGTCCCCTGTACCTGGACAGCGCCAAGTTCAACCGCGCTAAGTGAATTCGCGGTCGCAAGACCCGCATCATTGTGTGTATGTATTCCAAAAGGGACCTTAATCTCATGCTTAACCGCCTTAATAATATTCTGAAGCCTTGATACCAGTGTCCCCCCGTTAGTATCACACAGAACGATACAATCGGCTCCCGCGCGTTCGGCGGCCAGGATTGTTTCGAGCGCATAACGGTAATCAAGCTCAAAACCGTCAAAGAAATGTTCGGCGTCAAAAAAAACTTCTTTTTTCTTCTTTTTTAAATAATTTACCGAATCATAGATCAGTTTAAGGTTTTCCTCTTTGGATATCTTCAAAACATTTTTTACATGAAGAATCGAGCTTTTACCGAAAATAGTCACAACAGGCGTCCGGGCCTTTAACAGCGCCTGGATATTAGGGTCTTTTTCAACTTTATTTTTCGCCCTTCTTGTGCTTCCGAACGCAGAAATCTTTGCTTTCTTAAACTTAATTTTTTTAAGGGAATCAAAAAAATGCATGTCCTTCGGGTTCGAACCCGGCCATCCTCCTTCAATATAGGCAATACCAATGTCATCAAACTTCCCGGCCATAAGCAACTTATCCGACACGGAAAAAGTAATTCCTTCCGCCTGGCTTCCGTCTCTCAGGGTCGTATCATATATTTCTACTTTATTTTTCATCGTTAACACCTATTTTCCCGATAAATTAAAAACTTTGTGAAGAACCTGGACGGCTCTGTCAGCATTATCCCTTTTGACAACACATGATATCTTTATCTCGGATGTAGTTATCATCTCTATATTAATGCCGGCGTCGGCAAGTGTTTTGAACATCGTCGCCGCAACGCCCGGATGGCTTTTCATACCTACTCCGACAACAGAAACTTTCGCGATACTATCATCAAATTTCACGCCGCTTGAACCAGCCTTTAAAACAACCTTCTTTACCACGTCAGTCGCTTTGTTGACTTCATCCCTCTTGACCGTAAAAGATATGTCCGTCTTCCCTTTTTCGCTGACGTTCTGGACTATCATATCCACATTAACATTCGCATCCGAAAGCGATCCGAAAACAAGAGACGCGATTCCCGGTTTGTCTGTTACTCCCTGTATAGTGACTTTTGCCTCATCGGTATCCGCGGCTATGCCGACTACAACTGGTTCTTCCATTTTATCAATCTCCTCGGTTATAA includes these proteins:
- the cimA gene encoding citramalate synthase — encoded protein: MKNKVEIYDTTLRDGSQAEGITFSVSDKLLMAGKFDDIGIAYIEGGWPGSNPKDMHFFDSLKKIKFKKAKISAFGSTRRAKNKVEKDPNIQALLKARTPVVTIFGKSSILHVKNVLKISKEENLKLIYDSVNYLKKKKKEVFFDAEHFFDGFELDYRYALETILAAERAGADCIVLCDTNGGTLVSRLQNIIKAVKHEIKVPFGIHTHNDAGLATANSLSAVELGAVQVQGTMNGYGERSGNANLCEIIPALKVKMKIDCVSSGQLRHLKEISRFVDELANMRHNNKMPYVGDSAFAHKAGVHVNAVQKDKTSYEHMDPSLVGNKRRILISDLSGQSNVLLKAVEYGLDIKDKSSEAKKILADLKELEKKGYEFEAAEASFDILMKKVLRKHKSFFELEGFTVIDEKRTDKKLISVATIKVNVDGKTERTAAEGDGPVNALDNALRKALTPFYPEIANVRLTDFKVRVLDAKSGTAAKVRVLIESTDGKDIWGTVGVSENIIEASWEALVDSVEYKLFKDEKNKRQ